One genomic segment of Oenanthe melanoleuca isolate GR-GAL-2019-014 chromosome 5, OMel1.0, whole genome shotgun sequence includes these proteins:
- the SYNJ2BP gene encoding synaptojanin-2-binding protein isoform X1 encodes MNGSVAGGGYAEEIISLTRRPSGLGFNIVGGTDQQYVANDSSIYVSWIKKDGAAYLDGRLQEGDKILAINGKDLKDLRHRDAVELFRNAGYHVSLKIQRRLQPQNGPVSHRGDGDSGGLPLAAILVPGLALAATAVWILLRYRQRM; translated from the exons ATGAACGGCAGCGTGGCGGGCGGCGGCTACGCCGAGGAGATCATCAGCCTGACCCGCAGACCCTCAG GGTTGGGCTTCAACATTGTTGGTGGGACAGATCAGCAGTATGTTGCCAATGACAGCAGCATCTATGTCAGCTGGATCAAAAAGGATGGGGCAGCTTACCTTGATGGCCGATTACAAGAAGGAGATAAAATTTTAGCG ATCAATGGCAAAGACTTGAAGGATTTGcggcacagggatgctgtggagCTGTTCAGGAACGCAGGCTATCACGTGTCTCTGAAAATTCAGCGCAGG ttGCAGCCACAGAATGGCCCTGTGAGCCATCGAGGAGATGGAGACTCAGGTGGGCTTCCTCTGGCAGCCATTCTTGTGCCAGGCCTGGCGCTTGCTGCGACAGCAGTCTGGATCTTGCTGAGGTATCGACAGCGGATGTGA
- the SYNJ2BP gene encoding synaptojanin-2-binding protein isoform X2 yields the protein MAYSLTLLRKPAAAWGAGQGRAQLPRRGQGRCGGRRTLRWVPLGPLLLRLCGERRCEQPRPAGTTTPSAPRRGPAETRAAALGAEFPVRPQHERQRGGRRLRRGDHQPDPQTLRSMAKT from the exons ATGGCCTACTCCTTAACCTTGCTAAGGAagccagctgcagcctggggagcagggcagggccgggcgcAGCTGCCGCGCCGGGGCCAGGGGAGGTGCGGGGGCAGGAGGACGCTGCGCTGGGTTCCTCTGGGCCCGCTGCTCTTGCGCCTCTGCGGTGAGCGCCGGTGCGAGCAGCCCCGTCCCGCGGGGACTACAACTCCCAGCGCTCCGCGGCGCGGCCCGGCGGAGACGCGAGCGGCTGCCCTGGGAGCCGAGTTCCCCGTCAGGCCGCAGCATGAACGGCAGCGTGGCGGGCGGCGGCTACGCCGAGGAGATCATCAGCCTGACCCGCAGACCCTCAG ATCAATGGCAAAGACTTGA